The sequence GGTTATCCTCAAGGATGATGCAACAATGGCTTGCCTGAGACTCCACAGCTTCCTCGTTAACATCGTCTCTCCCATCACGACTCTCCCCCTTTCAACTTCTTTTACAGGCTTTCTTTAACTATTGGGCTATTATGATCTTTGATTTGGTTTGAACAATATTTGGGTTTTGATGGGCTCAGAAAACACTAGCCATTGGGCATGgaatattttctttcttctgcaatttaatatgaaattaagttcaaaaaataaaataaataaattgaataaTGTGCAAGTCAAAACACAATCATCATCAAGTGCTTTCAATCAGATTGTAAGATTCTCCTGTATGGCAAGGAAGGATCCAACAATATTTCCCCCAACGTCAGGGAACTCCTCGCTCCCTGGTAGTGGCCGTACTTTGCATCTCCGATCAACTTCCACCGGATACTTGAGCAGATGTCCCCTCATCTCCGACACTTGCTCTGCCCTAAACTGTTTCCAGTTCTCCTCCCCCATTCTTCTCACCTTGCTTACACACTCTAGGCTCTCTGGCTCCTCAAAGCTATCATCTAACATTGCCATGTGTTCTGCCCAAAGTGACATTCTATACCCGAATATCTTGCAGAATTTTTGATGTACAAAgtattcatatttatataataaaataactggaaatcatataataatattttagaggAGGATTACTACCTGACCACGAGGACCAGACTGTCGTCTTGCCCATGTATGTTGAGGCTGATAAGCTCCCATTGCAATCTCCGTGTCTCTCGTGCCTTCCATTGATCTTTGGTTTATGTTTGCAGATCCAATTACCACATACTCGTCATCAACAACCATCCCTTTTGAATGCACATATATCATAAATCTTCTGCTCTTTCGACATGATGcctataacaacaacaacaacaacatctcaGTTAACAACTCAATGATAATAGGAATATACATGGTAGCAGCTTTCTACCTGAGGAGTGTTCTCGTTGCTTTGATTTGTTTCATTATTTCCGTCCACCATCTCTCTGTTTCCAAGACAGAAAAAATTTAGATAGTCTTGTGGGGAGAATTTATCATCAAGCCCGGCCTCCACTAACGCATTGTAGATAGTCCCATACATCATTTGCATTGTCTTGTGCTACAAGGACCATAACTATGACAttcagttttttctttttgtaacttGTAACGGATTCAATATAAGGTTAACGGTTTGTAAAGACATATTTCTTCACTAGAGTTACCTGCCAATATAGAATCCTCTGTGTAGCAGCACCGGTTGGAACTCCTTCCGGCCACATTGGGATGACAATATAGACAGCAAACCTTTCATTTGCCCTGATCTTATCAGCAATCTTCAAAGCAATTTCCATAGGAATCAGGTTATTGGCACCTAGATGACCATCAACAAACAATAATCAACAGAGTAGccacaaacaaggatctaactCAAATAAAAGGCTATATCTGTTTCCATGATTCCTTTTTCACTGGAAAAATTCAGCTCAGATTTCttgtatttttatcaattatgtaAACATGCATCATTGAGGAGATTTATcctgattttgagttttttttcttctaatcaTTAGCTCATTTgataaagagaagagaaaaaccTATATCCTTGTGAGTATTCCAGTTGTAGGAGGATCCAATGAAATACTGGTTCTCAATGTAGATGAAGTGTTGAGCTGCACGAATGGCCTTTACATATGCGGTGTGTATGCTCATGTCGATGAGCACGTTCTTACCGCACATCAAATTCTGCccaaacaaaaactcttgtatCCATCAATTTCCCAAGGCCATAATGACagcagaattttttttttttctctttttgtttttcaactcaCCTTGCTTGTAGCATATTTTGGATCCTTTGGGAAACCTTTGACAGAGTTTGAATCGATGGAACGGAAGATCTGAACCAGAAACCAGTAAACCATCAgcttataaacaaaattaattggAAAACTATCAGTGGAGCAAAGTACTCATCAAAACTAAAAGAATTCCATACATGAATTGGCAGAGATAATCAAAATTATTCAGAATCTATGGTTCGTTTCTAGTTTATACATAAATAAGTAGAGTTCATCAAATCTTCTGCAGTACTATCAATAATTGGTTTCTATATGTTTTCTAACCAATTATGAACATAGTACCTGTCAGGTTTTATAGAAAAGGAGTTTCTTGGTGGTTACCTGAACATGCCAAGCCTCAGGGTCGTTTGCGCTAACAGTAGGAGCATCAAAGACTCCTAATATATCTGGGATCCTTTCAATCCTGAGCAATGCATCATCATATGATGTCTTCAATTTATTGATTCTGTGAGGCTTCGCAGCCTTCAGCCACCTCTCCTCAAAATTGGTCAGGACATCGTACGCAGCTGGGCCATCAATCTTACTGTGCAGATCATGCCAAGGTTCTCTTGGACAACCGGAGAGGTTACcctaaaattacatttttagtACTTTCTTCACCAACATTACAGTATTATAGAAAGGCAAATGggcattaaaaaaagaaaacataccgTGAAAGTGGGGTTGTGGTAGTCACCTTTATGATCTGTTTGCAGCGTCCTAAACAAGGGATGTTGAGGAGTATCATATCGGCCATCACAGAGATCAAGTCCGCCTACAAAAGCTACGATTTTCCTCCTGTTACCGCCAGCATCAGCATCTACTATCAAAGTCTTTTGGTGGTGTGTGTAGATGGTTCCAACTTCCTGAtagactaaaacataaataactcaaaaaaaaaaaaaaaaaacagaccaaTTCATCTTTTTTTACCGTTTGTTTTACCCAACTATGTCGCTTTCCAGCATTTCGAGGGCATAGCAAGATTTGAACTGAGGAGTGCTTGAAAAAACGGCGAGTCTCCTCGTCATGGGTTCCCATCACTCCATCCTGTTCAAATTAACACATTTAAAATACCTCAAAGTTACTTACACTAAAGAATTTCATATCTCTAATTTGTGTTGTAGATTTCTTCATGAAACATCCTTTTCTATTATATACAAAACATACTTTCTAGATTACAAAGGAACCAAAGATGTGCTTTATTGGACTTAAAGGTTGCAATAACTTACTGTTTTGTACCCCAAGATGTCCCGTGAAGTAGGGTCGTCCCAAACGAGAAGCAGGACTCTCACACCTTCTCGGGACTTTGATTTTAGGAGCTCACCAAGTGTACATTCCGATGCAGGGTTTCCTTTATCCCGAGCAAGCCTGACGTTATGCCACACTGACCAACCCGTGATGTAAATCAAACGCCTAGCCTGACATATGGCATGAAACATATCATCCCAACACTTTCCGTTTTCGTAATACATTCCGTTGCCGAGTCTTATCCTCGGGAGCATCCCTTCAGGTACGTGTGCGTCTTGGTACAGCGTCACGTTCCCACCTTCCCGGAGAGGAAAATACGTTCCAGGGACACCCTGGTAACTAGGACCTCCACCAACTCCGCTGTGATAAACACTGAGTTT is a genomic window of Brassica napus cultivar Da-Ae chromosome A2, Da-Ae, whole genome shotgun sequence containing:
- the LOC106432327 gene encoding phospholipase D beta 2-like codes for the protein MENYGSQYPYYPGPPPPPNSDPYPPQAYPPPLHHQYGSMSHSGPLDYAHSPPPPLHHHYGSMSPSGPPPHYSYDHQHQPHPYPYPPQQPTLQPHASFASYPPPPQHPPRPHDNFGSSSPPVYPPLHDLMGALTVSSHHHPPSSNPGSYHGQQPYHSFSTHSHLSHSGRLDSPLPHSPSLQIVPSGKPSLKVLLLHGNLDILIYRANNLPNMDLFHNTLGAVFGSISNMIEGQLSKKITSDPYVSISVAGAVIGKTYVMSNSENPVWHQHFYVPVAHHAAEVHFVVKDSDVVGSQLIGLVTIPVEQIHSGARIEGTYSILSSNGKPCKPGATLTLSIQYTSADKLSVYHSGVGGGPSYQGVPGTYFPLREGGNVTLYQDAHVPEGMLPRIRLGNGMYYENGKCWDDMFHAICQARRLIYITGWSVWHNVRLARDKGNPASECTLGELLKSKSREGVRVLLLVWDDPTSRDILGYKTDGVMGTHDEETRRFFKHSSVQILLCPRNAGKRHSWVKQTEVGTIYTHHQKTLIVDADAGGNRRKIVAFVGGLDLCDGRYDTPQHPLFRTLQTDHKGDYHNPTFTGNLSGCPREPWHDLHSKIDGPAAYDVLTNFEERWLKAAKPHRINKLKTSYDDALLRIERIPDILGVFDAPTVSANDPEAWHVQIFRSIDSNSVKGFPKDPKYATSKNLMCGKNVLIDMSIHTAYVKAIRAAQHFIYIENQYFIGSSYNWNTHKDIGANNLIPMEIALKIADKIRANERFAVYIVIPMWPEGVPTGAATQRILYWQHKTMQMMYGTIYNALVEAGLDDKFSPQDYLNFFCLGNREMVDGNNETNQSNENTPQASCRKSRRFMIYVHSKGMVVDDEYVVIGSANINQRSMEGTRDTEIAMGAYQPQHTWARRQSGPRGQIFGYRMSLWAEHMAMLDDSFEEPESLECVSKVRRMGEENWKQFRAEQVSEMRGHLLKYPVEVDRRCKVRPLPGSEEFPDVGGNIVGSFLAIQENLTI